Part of the Musa acuminata AAA Group cultivar baxijiao chromosome BXJ2-7, Cavendish_Baxijiao_AAA, whole genome shotgun sequence genome is shown below.
CCTCGTCCGCTCCAAGAAACCTTCGGGCAACAGAGTCTCCAGGTCCGATTCGGTTAGTGGCTCCGACGCCTGGTGCTCTACGCTCTCGGCCTCCGGGGCTCGCACCACCCACAGGAACCGCTGCCCGCTCCTCTCCAAGCCGGCGGCGATCTCCATCAACTGCTCTGCACGGAAGGTGCCCATGCTGCCGAAGCAGAGGAACACCACGCTCCCTCGCGGCTGCGCGTCCAACCACGCCACGCACTCCGCCTTTTCTTCCTTTACACCTCGGTCGTCTCCGCTCCAGTCCGCGACCAACGGCCCAATGCAGTAGACCGGCGGCATCCGACGGCCCGGAATTAAAGCACCTTCCTGGAGGGCCCTAACCGCCTGAACCTCCATGGATTCGAACGTATTGATCAGCAATCCGTCGGCGTTCGGCCCGCGTTCGGCGATGAGCAGCAATCTCTTATAGGATTCTCTGTTGCGGTCCAACGCGTCGGGAGGCATGTGGGAGGCGGGGACCGGCGGCAGCCCCGGGATGTGGAGCGGGGCGTCGTCGAGGTCCTTGAAGCTGAGGTGGGTGGCGAGGTGGAGGGTCGGGAAGTAGAGGAAAGTTGCAAGATCGGCGGCGCCCGAGGTCCAGAAGAGGTAGGAGGGGAGGCGGAGCTCGGTGGTGACGTCTGCGTCGGTGCAGAAGAAGTCGAGGACGACGGCGCGGACGTCGTAGGTCTGGGAATGGGCGACGACGAAGTGGAGAAACTGCGGGTTGTTGAGGCGAACGACGTCCAACAAGCGGACGGTGAACACGGCTTCCGGGTCGGGAACAGAGGAGACAGGCGGGAGGCGGTGGAAGGAGATGGAGGGGTAGGCGGAGGAGACGCGGGCGATGACGGAGTCAATGGAGGGGTGGTCGATAGGGGTGTCCATGAGGACAACGGTGACGGAGAAGTCGTGGAGGAGGAAGAGCTTGGCCAGCTCCACCATGGGCACCAGGTGGCCGATGCCGGGCAGTGGGTACAACACCACCGCTTCCTTCATCGCCTTAATTACCTCCCTTTCGCTAGCCCTAAACGAAGCGAGTAGCGCAGGAAGATGAGAAAGATGGTGGCGGCACTCATTCCACCACTGCAAGGAGAGGATAAGATGAGGCTGCGGCTGCTCTTCGACATGTACGGACAGTTGCGCCGACAGGCCATGTCTTGTCGCGTTATGCGAGTTCGGAGACACACCACCATGTCAAAAGCCCCACCAAAGGAACTGTACAATACCAAGGCAGCAAAATGAACTCAGCAACGCTTCGACCTTTATGCAATCAAGCGGAACATCAAGTGAACTTTGTACCTCAAAGTggctgcaaaagatttcagctactGCATTATTGATGAGGTGACAAGAAAGCCAGCTAATGGGGATGCAGTAAGCTTGCTAAAGCACAACAAAGGCGCGAGAAGTGCCAGTGAAATGGCTAATTTTCCCAAGCAGACTCTTCGACGCACCAAAATGCCTCAATCGATAGACGCCCGCAGTAGCCGTCTCAGGGATTCGCCATTCCAGCGTTGCATGGCTATAAGAACTGAGCTGCGAAGGCCGAGACCACTTAAAGCGCAAGCTGAAATCATCATCGTCATACGCAGGAACCCAAGTGTTGCTGTCTAAGAACTCCACCAGAGAGAATGTACCCTTAGTCAGGAGGTCGTTCCTCGGGCAAGCAGACCAGAATGTGGCCGTCGCCATGTCGCCGGGCCGGAACGTAGAGTTTTCAGGAACATCTGCGCTGGTGTCACCAAACTTAACGCCAGCTGGTGTTGCGTCCATGACAACAGGAGGAAGAAGACTGATTTGTTTGTCCAAGAGATCCGGAGGTTGCAAGTCTGATCCAAAGCTTTTGCCATTTAGAAGGGCTGAAGCAAGTTTTTTGAACTCCTGAATGTAACCACTGAGTGTGTGTGGACCATATAGTGTTGATGCTCCCTACAGAACAAAATAGGAGATTTAATGTAAGAATGTTCAAACTATAATAACATTAAAGTAGATCACATGAAAATGGAAATAATAGCACAAAACTTAGAAGAACTTTGTGGTTTATAAAGTCTGTGACTAAGCAATGTATATTTATTGGGAATACAACAGTGCAAAAGGATAAGATTGATATTACTGGTTTCCGATTGGCTTCTTCGACATGCTAATACAAACAGAGGCAtacatataaaaaatttaaagatgGTTTTCGTAGCCGACCTCAAATGGTTGGGACTTTcggtcttgttgttgttgttggtttTCTAACAACTCATTCTAGATTGAAAAGTAACATGTCAAAGATAACATAATGAATGGTATACGATTAGTGCTGGCAGGTTAAAACTGAAAAAATTTTGGATCTTAGAAAGGCTAAGGATGACTGGATGGATAAATGTAGACGATAAAAGAATGCTTTAAAAGAAATAGTTGCTATGTGAAAATGAACTAATATTGGCATAGCTTCTCATTTAATGCACCTCATATCTTTGGATCTGGTACTCCTCAAATGTGGTCACATATTGTGAGTATGTGTTTGACAGCCCAGCAATGACAATCTGAACATTACTACCAAATTCACCACTGCCATCACTGGTAAGTACTGTTCGCACCGCATCTCGGAGACGCCTTCCAGCCATTGTAGTAAActctgcagagagagagagagagagagagagagagagagagagagagagagagagagagagagagagaaaacacaGATAATTCATAACTCCTCCAAAACTCCACCTGACCTAGGAGTATTTTAAGGATAAAAAAACTAACATATCTGCAGAAGTATATACTGAATATGTAAAAATAATAAACAAGAGAAAATTTCTATCTCAAAAGCCTTATGGTATGGCAAAGAAATTATAGATAAAGCATATCTTTTTCTAAATACATGCCAAGATTGCAATTCTTTCTATGTGCCAAAAAACATAATAAGTATATACCTCCAGGGACACAGAGGATGACCACCTGTCCTATTCGGATTATTTGTACTGGAAGTATTGAAGGCtggaagggaaaagaaaatatcagCCATAATAAAAAATGGAAGGTTATATTCATTAATGTAGAAACAGCAAGAAGCCAGGTCATTGAATGATAACAATCACAGCAAATGCAAGTATCCACATAGCCATTGTAAAACAACCATCAGTTATATGGATAGTTATCCGACTGAAAATGATGAAGAAACACATTCAATACTGTCTTCTCAGAAGAAAGAATGCCTATTTAGTTGATGGTTATGATACATTCTGAATGTAGATTACTAGTCCTGTAGTCATATATCAATTTCATCAAAATCTTCATTCAATATTAATATTAGTCATTGGATATAGCTTCTTTAACAAATAtcaggaaagagaaaagaaaatccaTGTTTCAACATCTCAGAGATAAAGATCATCCGACAGATAACTATTGAAAAACCTTTTCTTATGgtcaaatatttgattttttttttaaacctataTTGCAGATGCCATACTTATGAAGGGGAATCGAATCAAGTAAAGGCAATACAACTAACATTTGCTTGATATGGATAACCAATGGACAAGACTTTCTACTTATGGTCAAATATTTATTAACAGACTCCTGTATGCAGTAGATCAAATAACTTTGAAGCATAAGATGAAGCTCACCGCCCAATCATATGGTACATTCATGTCACCAGTGTCAAGTAAAATTGGCTTTGGCTGTTGACAAGCAATTTGCTCCTGGCTAGGTGTTTTCAGTATGTTCCTCACTAATTTCCAGAAAGCATTACCCTGAAGCAGCATTAATGATTACTGTTTAAATAGTTATCCAACATGCTTAACGAAAATGATAAAGACTAATTCCTCGTGACGAACCTTGTCATCCCCTTGCTTAAAATCAAACATTCCAGGACCATCTGTGGTTCCTGCAGCAAAAGCAAACCCCATGGCCGCAGGGCATGTTTTAACAACCTTTTGATCTCCATCTGTAAGGGTGACCTGTAGCTTTGAGAAATCTAAGTAGGTCTGTCGATAGTCGACTTTTCCTTTTACCAGCTCAGAAGCTGTATCAAAGAGTTCAACAGCCTTAACAAATTGCCTGTCACCAATGATCCTTGTGCTTTCAAATTCATCTGGGTATCTGACAGATGAACCAGATCCAAGGGATTAACAATTTATGAATTTTAGTACATAAAAGTTAAAGGACTGGAAAATTAAGTATGGATACCCTGGGCCTCGTCCATAGCAAAGTTCATTCTTCCCATTACAGGTACTGTGATTGAAATCACAAGGGAGTCCAGTATCGATGCAGAATGCCCCAAGCACATTCGGACTTACATCTCCACAATTTGATTGGCAAAACGCTGATACAAATTTAGGTTTGCCATCTTGCCTATCTCGGACACGTTGTGAGACACTTTTAGAACTTGCTAAATGCCTTCCACCTGATGCCGGGAAAGAGGATGCCAGCTGCTCTAACTCATAAACTGCAAAGGATTTGTACGAAGTCAAAGGATTGGGAGAAAGAATCTAGACATTGTAGGTAAATTTTAGTACATAGATTGACTAGAAGAATGTAGAGCATATCAAAACATACCATTCTCATGTGGCTGAGGAATGATGATTGAAACTCTTCGATAAAATCTGCTATGTCTGGGTCCAGTCACAACTGCACCATGATATCTACTGTCACTTCCTTTTGGAAGACCTTCCTGTTCTGCCCAATCCTCCATAAATCGTGCAGCAGCTCCTTTGTTATCTCCACTAATCAAAGAGTTTGTACGACTCATTGAGGTACCATGAGTAGCAAACCAGTTAAAACTCCCAACAGCACCCCATTTTTCATCTACGAACTTCAACAAAGTCATTTCTTTGTCAACATCATACTTATAGTGGCTTCGCTCTGTAGCAGGATTATTTAGGTAGGCACTAGGACTACGATTTATGCTAGCATCCAAGAGCTCTCCTGAAAAAGAAAATAAGTAACTGCATTATGCACGAACATGCAGATAAGTACAGTTACAAGTTGCTCATGGCTAATATGAAAATTCCTGCATGCTCTAATTTCTTTCTCTAAACAAATTTTAATGGTAGATTTAATACAGAAATTAGGCATACTTTCTATGGTTATCTAAACAAAAACAACCAACATGAAACATGAGAGACTTCATTACCATTGTTAACAAAGATATTCCCAGGTCGGAGATTTTCATGGGCTTCTATGATGCTCTGCTCGATGCCATCAACGATGGCATCAAATGATTGCCTAACGAATCCAAGAGATGTTACAATATACACAACATATTGGAGGTAACCCCCAGGACCACTATGTGTATGAATTCCACTGATGGCTACATTTTTTTCATTATACATGTTCCCATACCTGCCAGAAAGTAAACACAGCTCATTATTTGCCAATATGGGGATAAGCTGAAAATCTGAGACATTTAAGTCAATGGAAAGATTCAAGTATAGGAATAGCTACATATGATATTCAAGTAAATGTCACTAGAACAACATTGCAGTATATGTACATGACTGATATATGGATGAATTCCCAAAGCTACACTATCAACTCCAAAAAAAAAGGCTTCAATTTAAATGCCAGAGTGATAGTTACATGAAAGTTGTGTAGAGCTTTCTTCATGTATCAGTAAACAAAATTGGTCAAATAAAAAAGACCAACAATATAAGTGAACCCAACATGAGTGTAATATTTTATTCCATGTGTTTGTAAGTTATACAAAAACGATGCCACTATCGCGACCTAAAAGCCAGAATCACTGAGACGATGTAATTCGATCTGTAATTCTGGTATTACAAAGAAGCAGCAATGAAGCAATATTTAATCTTAGACTCTTACACTCATAGAACTCTGAGAGTTCATATCAACGTGCACCGATCCACAGGCAGCCTAAAAGCCGTCAGTACAATCAGTACATCCTAAAATGGTAAATTAACTAAAAACCAGCGACCAAAAGTTTCACAGAGAATAAAGGGGTGTAGTATAGAGATCAATCAGAAAACCCACTTTGCAACAGCACTCGTTCAATAGTGAAACAACTAAAGGGAAGATATCTTTCTAAAGGAAAAAACAATGTAAATGTCTCCATCTCTTTCATGGAGAATGCCCCAATGATTCTTCAATTTCTAGCATAAATATTTCATGTGATATCTGAGCAGGTATGTAATACAAACCGCATAACCAGAAAATTCAGTGTTTGATAGCAAACACACCCTAAATATTGCTAAAATCCTCATGGTATTAGGCAAATTGCCAATATGAGAACAGACTGGCAATTGTGGTTTCAGATGCATTCAACTGTGTATGCACCCACAGAGTGACTCCATAAATGCAGGTTCCTTGCAAATGTCAGTTCTTATGACAAGCATTAAAACAGTTCTGATAGGAAGAATATCATTCGATCAATCATCATCCAATACGTGACCTCCGTGTGACATTCAGGTTAGAAGGAGGCAGAACCTGTCCCCTATCAGTCTGCCCACGAGGACAAAGGTCCAAGGGATGCAGTTGCAAGCTGTCTCAGCCCTTGTCACCCACGTGAAGAAAATACCAAATGGAGGTTGTTAGAGATGGTTGAGGGCTAATTCCCCATAGAATATTCTACAGAATATTCCACCCATTTATGATCATGTATAAAAGCTCACTTTTAGTGCAACTGCAGGGAGTCACTTTACAAGATTTATCACCACATTCCCTTTCCTGGGGTTACTAACTTGAACGTCGAAGAAACCGAATTAGAAAACCTCTCCCGACCTTGGTCTTCATGCAGGTGATGCGTTGGGAGCTCGATGTTTTCACCTCGGAGATACCTCAGACAACCTTGCACACACGGGTCTGAACCATGTCGGGCTGAGCAAGACATCAACGATATCTTCCCATAACAAGTTTTATCTTGCTTTCCTTTCTACTGCAAAATTCTATATTACTACATCATGTCATTTTCACTACcatcaaaatatcataaatcagCATTATTTGATCGCACAATTCCATACCACTAAGGTATTTGATAATGGCCCATTGGTTATTGTAATGTTAGATAAATGTAAATGTCTCCATCTCTTTCATGCAAAATGCCCCCGATGGTTCTTCACTTTTGAGTATAAAGACTTCATGTGAGATCTAAGCAGGTATGTAATGCAAACCAAGAAAGTTCAGGTGACTGATAGCATCCACTGTGGTATGCAATTTCAAATAGTACCatccggtacgggcagtacgtaccggtccgacggtataCCGATACGcgaaccgcccgctaccggacggaacgtgctacagtgtaGCGTTACTATAGTGCTACGTTgatacactgtagcactgctacagtactatagtagaggaagaaatatttaaaaccactCAGTAtgtcctggtgtaccgctcgatacgccctggtgtatcgagcggtacatggTACTGTAACGTACCGAGCCATCCTCGAAACAcctgtacggtattgcataccttgacatCCACACCTTAAATATTACTAAAATCCTCATGGTATTAAGCAAATTGCCATGATGAGCACAGACTGCCAATTGTGGATTTAGATATATTCAAACCATGTATCTACTCACAGATTGACTCCATAAATGTGAGTTCCTGCAAATGTCAATTCTTATGACAATAACTAAGAATTATAACAGTTCTATTTCTGCCTTCCTTTTTACTGCAAAATTCTCGATTGCTATACATCATATCATTTTCACCAGCATGAAAGATAATCAGAAATCAGCAATATTTGATTGAACAATGCCTTACCACGAGGGTTTTGGGTAATGGACCGTTAGTTGTTGCAATGCTATGCTTTACAAGAACAGGCTACATGATCATGTCCTATTCACTACAGAAAGTTATATGTGTAACATGCTTTTAGTGAAAAGTCTATGAAGCAGAAGCAGCAACAACAAAAAGCCATAAAGTTCATGGTGAAAAAATTTGCTAAGAAATATCTGATCCATTTCATGCTATATAAATGCTCAAATTCAGTGGTGGCACTTAACAAAGCACTTTTGAGTTTAGAACTTATTGTAGCTATCCTATAAAAAATTTAGCTTGAAATACCTTGACTTTAGTCTCTCATGCACTTTAATCGTCACAAGTTGAGATGCCATGCACGCATCGAGGTTCACGAAAACAACACGATTCCCTCCTGGCTCTGCAACAATAAATGTCCGTGCCTTGAGCCTGAAATGGACGCCAGAGGCAATCTGTTCCGCATTAGCATATCCCATCATATTGACATCAGCTGCTGGTCCTGTTATGTCATAGCTCCCAAGCCCAATTAAATATGTTGAATCTGATAGAGCTCCTCCAATGTTAAGAACAGAAACTAATAGCAAGATGCAAAACCACATGTCCATCATCGAATCAATGGTACAACAGAGAAGGGGAACTCTACTAGCACTGACAAAAAGACCTCCCAATCAAATTCATGTACACCAAGTCATCTTGAGCCGAACCTATGAAGAGAAAAATAGCAACATATTGGAACAAGgaaaaacagaaaaaagaaaaaaaaatccgatTGTATCAAGACATGATTATGCATGGCCGAAAATAAAATCTTGTATAATTCTATGATCGAATATGACACCTCAATTTAGTCCCTTATCGGAGGTGGGAGGAGGTTTGAGTTGATTATAGGACTAGAGCAGATATACTATTATTAAACTCATCCTATATGCTGTCAAGCTGGAATCGTGCTATGGGCAGAAGATGTGGCAAGATGCCTTATAGAGATGGTCCTAAAGAATCACCAAAAGTTCACCTTCCAACCTGAGGTTAATGTCGAAAAAGGCCAGTTTCCTATGTAGGTAAGGGTGAAGCAAAGTGTGCACAGATGGAAGTAACATTACCACGGGCATTAAATGAGAATCACACAGCTAGCCATATTTGCCTAAACAACTATTTGATCTGATCATAATTGAGTTCAGATCTGCTCTGGATACACACATCCATATTGGGAGAAGCTGCGAATTAATTGTTTGTCATCAAAGGATCAGTATGGGAGAACATCTCTACAGTGAGAATATGTCTGAACAAGAAATATGATAGTGACATTGGGCACAAACATCAGACAAAGAATTGTGCAGGTTTTGCTTGTGACGGTGAGGATCGCAGAGGGTTGACGGAGGTGGGACTATACGGCCTTTCGATAACCATTGCCACTGAAAAATGAAGTGTTTTTACGGCGGCCATCGGCAGGGTCGGTGGTACCGTAAGGGCTTCCGATCGCACACCCAAGGCACAAGAGAGCGATTGAAAGAGAGGGGACGACATTGAAGCAGTGAGCAACTACTAGGTCAACCAAAGCAGCGAGATTTTGTCGGGATCCTACCCGCCGAAAAGTACAACGAACCACGCCTCGCCATGGATTCAGGTGACACTTGGCGTTAAGAGATAGATTCGAGTCGAGCGCACGAGAATGGAGGCGGACGATCGACTCACCTAGAACGGAGGGAGAGACGTGCGTCGAGCACCAGCGGGTGAGACGATCCACAGCTCCTTCTCTCCCCTTTATACTCGGAAGCGAAGGGGGAGGGATGAGGGCGTGGTTTGGACACTACGGCGCTGCTTCTTGCCTTTCCTTGTCGAGGGGAACGACGACAAAGCGGCCTCGGGTTCCTCGCTCTCTTCGGTGAAGCGAGTGAGGTCGAAGCGACAAGAGACCGTGGCGTGAAGCGGGACGCCTTAAATTACATGTCGACCAGACCCACATGCGACAACCACGTGGCATCCTGGTCGAACCGGACTGTCCCCGGATCAGCCCTAAGCCGAACTGGTCTGAGATGGCAATTTCAAACCCGATTCACGCTGCATCGGCTCGATCCCGGCTCCGGGAGGGAGCACTTATAAAGTTATTTAGTCTCACATTGATTGAGGAGTATGGGAATCAAGAGCGAGCAGGTGCGTCCATCGTTCAAAGCGAATAATTCCAATGATCGATCGACAAAATGgtccctcatatatatatatatatataagggaccGTTCAACGACTCCATTCAATGAACCATTCGTCGCTCttatctacatgtacagttgcttggcagcatgttttaacttggttttaagtccttttgcttgttaaaatataagttcgaaccaattgcagtgctatagtgcgatcgctcaccAAATTGAGCAAAACAGCTtcaaaatagctccgttttcgtATGCCACGGGCTGATTTCTACAGCCCGCTGCTGCACGCAAAATGTCAATCatttcagcaccttggaaccccctaggtggcatagggttggatggggcttcggtatagtatcgagcgttgaacaatctttcgcaagtttgcacgttaccttgacgagaacttgttgtcgcgctcggcacccgatgagcagttgtttgtggacttgtagcagttcgttcaaccttctaatgttcttgttttccctctctctctctcttttctcttgtgcaaacaaggtgctcgctgaattgcttgtaaaacttcctctttttgcgagacgtcgggacttctccgtcgctcgttcttcgaactaatcaactttctctttttacaggtcctttgggacctacgagaggttgcaagtgggctgatctttgcggacgtaaATTGTAAGGGCGAAACACGACttaagcaacgcaagctaagttcacgtctttgccgcaatggtgcctcacgccttaagtAATTCCAGCTAAAATtatgacattatatatatatatattcataataaTATCTCTAATAAAACTTAAAGTTCATAAatctcttattttttaatttaatatcttaATCCTTCCTTTATCTTTATTTGCTATATAAATCTTTATGATTCATGTCATTTGTTGTGGACATGATGACGATGCATACCATTGTTTTCCTTAGGAGTTCACTAACTCAATCGTTCACAAATTAAATATTAAGATTTCTTGTCAAGCAATTTCTAATAATTTTATGCATCcatcaaataaaataatacagGAAAAGTAGTTGTATTAAATAATGAACACATTTTACATTTCCCATTGATAGGATATATCATGATCATAAACACAAACAAATTACAAGTGTGGGTGAGTATGTATGCACAAATATGTAGATGACGAGTCTATCTTCGTCCTCACGAAATAGCTAAAGCATTCCCATAACTGGAGCCAGGAGGTGCACTTGCTTGAGTAGAGGAGACAGTGCCTCCATTAGCTTCTCGCATGGATGGTTGTGAACTCCTTCGTACGTGGTGACGACGATGCTCGTGTCCTCGGACATGCGTTGGACTTGCTTCTTCACGTTGCATGTGTGATGTGTACATCGGTAATAGCTTCTTCATTCACAACACAACACCAAATTCCATCAATCAAAATGACATGAAACGGAGAAGTGCATAGCAATATGTAGTCGATGTTTGTAGTGCTCCTCTTCCTTTCTATTCGAAGCTATCGCATATGGCATGGCTCGCTAATGGGTCTCATAGATTTGTGATGAGCTATGGGATTTCTTGAGATTATTTCATGTATGTTGGATCAATACACCGGGGAAGCTGCTCACCATCTCCGAGAACATTAAGGATGGGTGGAAGAAAGCCAAACCTGGGGAACATGCTGTTCTTGACCGCCTTCTGGCCGTACTTCCTCCACCGATAGCCATCGTCGAGGACGTCGTTGGCGCTCCTCGTCCGGAAAGCGAACCTCGGTCTGCTCACGACCTTCCTCGTCCTCCCGGAACTCCTTCCCTTCTCCCTCCTCGTTTCGCCTTCTCCCTCCTGCGTCGGCCTCGGCAACAGCAGCGAGGCCCAGTCGACGCCCGATGGCTCACCAGAAGCGAACGACAAGTGTTGTCCTTGCTGCTCTGGTGGGCTGTAGGGGTCGGAAGGACAGTACCGAGCTGCGCTTGCTGATGCAGTGTGATGTGAGAGACAAGGGAAGCGTGGTGATGGTTCCATTGGTTCCGCATCAGAATAAGCAAGAAGGAGAAGGGCGCTGATGCTTTAAGGAGAGGAGGAAAGCATATAATGTTTGCGTTTCTTGTAGATAGAGTGGAAGGTGGGAAGAGGGTGGGAAGTGTAGCTACAGCACACATGCGTGCACATCGTCTGAGAGATCCGTGCATGGGAACAGAGTGTAGCTTGGGATAGAGAGGCAACCACATCTCACCTACCTTCTTTCAGTTCAACTGCCATGAGTGCTCATTCTATCAATTGTATGTGAGCTAAGATAGGTTTACCGGTGGAAAGCTCTTCCAATCTTTCAGAGTCTCAAGGGACATTGAGTGCACCATTCTTTCTGCTACGTACATGTAATGTAACGTAGTATGTGAAGTTTAGCTATTATTAGCATCAACAAGTGCCTCGTTCTATTGCTTCTTCCCTTCCGGATTATGATGGTGATTAGGAAACATTACACCAAGTGCCTCGAAGTAGATTTGAGCTCTCATTCGAAGATAAGTATGTACAGCTACGAAATCTTCTAG
Proteins encoded:
- the LOC135617890 gene encoding anthocyanidin 5,3-O-glucosyltransferase-like — its product is MKEAVVLYPLPGIGHLVPMVELAKLFLLHDFSVTVVLMDTPIDHPSIDSVIARVSSAYPSISFHRLPPVSSVPDPEAVFTVRLLDVVRLNNPQFLHFVVAHSQTYDVRAVVLDFFCTDADVTTELRLPSYLFWTSGAADLATFLYFPTLHLATHLSFKDLDDAPLHIPGLPPVPASHMPPDALDRNRESYKRLLLIAERGPNADGLLINTFESMEVQAVRALQEGALIPGRRMPPVYCIGPLVADWSGDDRGVKEEKAECVAWLDAQPRGSVVFLCFGSMGTFRAEQLMEIAAGLERSGQRFLWVVRAPEAESVEHQASEPLTESDLETLLPEGFLERTRQRGLVVKSWAPQVEVLNHRAVGGFVTHCGWNSVMEAIMAGVAMVAWPLYAEQKLNKVFLVDQMRMAVAMEGYDKEMVAAEEVEDKIRWLIESEGGQELRARAVAMKETAAEARREGGSSQRAWVEVVKSLKASSWN
- the LOC103992754 gene encoding neutral ceramidase-like; the protein is MMDMWFCILLLVSVLNIGGALSDSTYLIGLGSYDITGPAADVNMMGYANAEQIASGVHFRLKARTFIVAEPGGNRVVFVNLDACMASQLVTIKVHERLKSRYGNMYNEKNVAISGIHTHSGPGGYLQYVVYIVTSLGFVRQSFDAIVDGIEQSIIEAHENLRPGNIFVNNGELLDASINRSPSAYLNNPATERSHYKYDVDKEMTLLKFVDEKWGAVGSFNWFATHGTSMSRTNSLISGDNKGAAARFMEDWAEQEGLPKGSDSRYHGAVVTGPRHSRFYRRVSIIIPQPHENVYELEQLASSFPASGGRHLASSKSVSQRVRDRQDGKPKFVSAFCQSNCGDVSPNVLGAFCIDTGLPCDFNHSTCNGKNELCYGRGPGYPDEFESTRIIGDRQFVKAVELFDTASELVKGKVDYRQTYLDFSKLQVTLTDGDQKVVKTCPAAMGFAFAAGTTDGPGMFDFKQGDDKGNAFWKLVRNILKTPSQEQIACQQPKPILLDTGDMNVPYDWAPSILPVQIIRIGQVVILCVPGEFTTMAGRRLRDAVRTVLTSDGSGEFGSNVQIVIAGLSNTYSQYVTTFEEYQIQRYEGASTLYGPHTLSGYIQEFKKLASALLNGKSFGSDLQPPDLLDKQISLLPPVVMDATPAGVKFGDTSADVPENSTFRPGDMATATFWSACPRNDLLTKGTFSLVEFLDSNTWVPAYDDDDFSLRFKWSRPSQLSSYSHATLEWRIPETATAGVYRLRHFGASKSLLGKISHFTGTSRAFVVL